Proteins from one Stenotrophomonas aracearum genomic window:
- a CDS encoding alpha/beta hydrolase, translating to MSSFSPWLRNVGAVALLGMVAAAPVAAQQRNPLQKVGETVLDQPAQSYRFERFVIESGEPARRWRVNLGVPTRTSTTPSPVLYMLDGNAAAMVFDQALLSDLAAHAAPVLVFIGYDNDLRIDSAARTLDYTAWVDTADDETGTPQSSGGGAQAFLEVIQQKIKPEVERRARVDTAQQSLWGHSLGGLFVLSTLYTQPTAFQNYVSASPSLWWSQGAPQGAMKRAFLAKPAPANVWLMLGGDERSGNRGVRDMSNPRVVAHLRRIAGAAPDAAHVLSERLAKVPGVQVTYREFPGLGHGPMLPASLKATLAALYGAAARSRPAPAGAADAAAE from the coding sequence ATGTCTTCGTTTTCCCCCTGGTTGCGCAACGTGGGCGCGGTAGCACTGCTGGGGATGGTGGCAGCCGCCCCGGTCGCGGCCCAGCAACGCAACCCGCTTCAGAAGGTGGGCGAGACGGTGCTGGACCAGCCCGCGCAGAGCTACCGCTTCGAGCGTTTCGTGATCGAAAGTGGGGAGCCCGCGCGCAGGTGGCGGGTCAATCTTGGCGTGCCGACCAGGACATCCACAACGCCGTCGCCGGTGCTTTACATGCTGGACGGCAACGCCGCGGCCATGGTCTTCGACCAGGCGCTGTTGAGCGACCTGGCCGCGCACGCCGCGCCGGTACTGGTGTTCATCGGCTACGACAACGACCTGCGCATCGATTCGGCCGCGCGCACGTTGGACTACACCGCGTGGGTCGATACCGCTGACGATGAAACCGGCACGCCGCAGTCCAGTGGCGGTGGCGCGCAGGCGTTCCTCGAGGTGATCCAGCAGAAGATCAAGCCTGAGGTGGAACGTCGCGCGCGCGTGGACACCGCGCAGCAGTCGCTGTGGGGCCATTCACTGGGCGGGCTCTTCGTGCTGAGCACCCTGTATACGCAGCCAACCGCATTCCAGAATTATGTGAGCGCCAGCCCCTCGCTGTGGTGGAGCCAGGGCGCGCCGCAGGGCGCGATGAAGCGGGCGTTCCTTGCCAAGCCCGCACCGGCCAACGTGTGGCTGATGCTCGGCGGCGACGAACGCAGCGGCAACCGCGGCGTGCGCGACATGAGCAACCCGCGCGTGGTGGCCCACCTGCGCCGTATCGCCGGCGCCGCCCCGGATGCCGCGCACGTGCTGAGCGAACGCCTGGCCAAGGTGCCGGGCGTGCAGGTGACCTACCGCGAATTCCCGGGGCTCGGCCATGGGCCGATGCTGCCGGCATCGTTGAAGGCGACGCTGGCAGCGCTGTATGGCGCTGCAGCTCGCAGTCGCCCCGCCCCGGCGGGCGCTGCCGATGCCGCCGCCGAGTGA
- a CDS encoding YncE family protein has protein sequence MSRFVSLPRVAGLALALSLVTGAVSAEPVFDAPANGFRGQVSARNENVVPGSTAEVTGRAFVPGQQVTLLRGATVLNETPYVVDAQGNFKASVQVPADAVPGQQPLVVRASNPAAAAVVALRVSPHLPLSGQGDFQQTSGKLVQGLYQSAYSAGSNALFVTSAVGRPPVTQSQLLKVDPKTLKVVKAITPAQVPDAKGGSVFAVYGVGVDDANGNVWVSNTRQDTVAVYRQSDLSLVHQFPVGAVPHARDVVVDAKHGKVFASAAGEDHLSVFDAKTFKALEPITLASGVDDEKFVPMSLVLDEASGKLFTVSIGTPEAAVIDVASGKVDKVIDLGNAISASGVAFDAKQNRLYVASQGTDNLLIVDVASGKVLHDVPVGAGALNVAFEPVSGLAYVTNRGAGTVTVVNGEGKVVGNLDGGTFPNHVREDGKGNVFAVNKSRGAEDPKGDRITRITPAKR, from the coding sequence ATGTCCCGTTTCGTTTCCCTGCCGCGTGTTGCCGGCCTTGCCCTGGCATTGTCGCTGGTCACCGGCGCGGTGTCGGCCGAGCCGGTGTTCGACGCGCCGGCCAATGGCTTCCGTGGCCAGGTCAGTGCCCGCAATGAAAACGTGGTGCCGGGCAGCACCGCCGAAGTTACCGGTCGCGCGTTCGTACCGGGCCAGCAAGTGACCCTGCTGCGCGGCGCCACCGTGCTCAACGAAACGCCATACGTGGTCGACGCGCAGGGCAACTTCAAGGCCAGCGTGCAGGTGCCGGCCGATGCAGTGCCGGGCCAGCAGCCGCTGGTGGTGCGCGCCAGCAACCCGGCCGCTGCAGCGGTGGTGGCATTGCGGGTATCGCCGCACCTGCCGCTGAGCGGGCAGGGGGACTTCCAGCAGACCTCCGGCAAGCTCGTCCAGGGCCTGTACCAGAGCGCCTACAGCGCCGGCAGCAATGCACTGTTCGTCACTTCCGCCGTGGGCCGCCCGCCGGTGACGCAGTCTCAGCTGCTGAAGGTGGACCCGAAGACCCTGAAGGTGGTCAAGGCGATCACCCCGGCGCAGGTGCCCGATGCCAAGGGCGGCAGCGTGTTCGCCGTGTATGGCGTGGGCGTGGACGATGCCAACGGCAACGTATGGGTGAGCAACACCCGCCAGGATACGGTGGCGGTGTATCGCCAGTCGGATCTTTCGCTGGTCCATCAGTTCCCGGTGGGCGCGGTGCCGCATGCCCGCGACGTGGTGGTCGATGCCAAGCACGGCAAGGTGTTCGCCTCGGCGGCCGGTGAGGACCATCTGTCGGTGTTCGATGCAAAGACCTTCAAGGCGCTCGAACCCATCACCCTGGCCTCGGGCGTGGATGACGAGAAGTTCGTGCCGATGAGCCTGGTGCTGGACGAAGCGAGCGGCAAGCTGTTCACGGTGAGCATCGGCACGCCGGAAGCGGCGGTGATCGACGTGGCCAGCGGCAAGGTCGACAAGGTGATCGACCTGGGTAACGCGATCAGCGCCTCGGGCGTTGCGTTCGATGCGAAGCAGAATCGCCTGTACGTGGCCTCGCAGGGCACCGACAACCTGCTGATCGTCGACGTGGCGAGCGGCAAGGTGCTGCACGACGTGCCGGTGGGTGCCGGCGCGCTGAACGTGGCGTTCGAGCCGGTCTCGGGCCTGGCGTATGTCACCAATCGCGGCGCTGGTACGGTGACCGTGGTGAACGGCGAGGGCAAGGTGGTGGGCAACCTGGACGGCGGCACCTTCCCCAACCACGTGCGCGAGGACGGCAAGGGCAACGTGTTTGCGGTCAACAAGTCGCGCGGCGCCGAAGATCCCAAGGGCGACCGCATCACCCGCATCACCCCGGCCAAACGTTGA
- a CDS encoding heme/hemin ABC transporter substrate-binding protein, producing MLNSLSLQRGALVLAMTAALVACGGKPVEPAGTAAPDTANPADAAATTALPQGWLRVAGTDVPTSTGLTAVLPVTVTSDDGEQVTVKDSSRIVAGGDDVIAVIEALGMGSQVYAAPLRSATEAGRNAPKQFLFNRTTGVEGVLSLEGTLFLGNSLRRHTELAKKLRGAGEAAVVIDDLQPAPDKVRKVAAALGVAEAGTQLAAQVQAQLDEATAIAAASNVHPRVIHLSATGAGGAPTVAGADSASGKLIGLAGGINIGTEAGVANYSALSNEGVVAAAPDVILVTENDLQLFGGEAGLWKAYPTLKQTPAGAANRVWVMPDVQLKAASVGSGSGALALAKALAALPSP from the coding sequence ATGTTGAATTCCCTGTCCCTGCAGCGAGGCGCCCTGGTGCTGGCCATGACGGCCGCCCTGGTGGCGTGTGGTGGCAAGCCGGTCGAACCTGCGGGCACTGCCGCGCCCGACACGGCCAACCCGGCTGATGCAGCTGCAACCACGGCGTTGCCGCAGGGCTGGCTGCGCGTTGCTGGCACCGACGTGCCGACCAGCACCGGGCTCACGGCAGTGCTGCCGGTCACGGTCACCTCCGACGACGGTGAGCAGGTGACGGTGAAGGACAGCTCGCGGATCGTTGCCGGCGGCGACGATGTGATCGCGGTGATCGAAGCACTGGGCATGGGCTCGCAGGTGTACGCCGCGCCGCTGCGTTCGGCCACGGAGGCCGGGCGCAACGCGCCGAAGCAGTTCCTGTTCAACCGCACCACGGGCGTGGAGGGCGTGCTCAGCCTGGAAGGCACGCTGTTCCTCGGCAACAGCCTGCGCCGCCACACCGAGCTGGCAAAGAAGCTGCGCGGTGCCGGCGAAGCGGCAGTGGTGATCGACGACCTGCAGCCGGCGCCGGACAAGGTGCGCAAGGTGGCGGCCGCGCTCGGCGTGGCCGAGGCGGGCACGCAGCTGGCCGCACAGGTGCAGGCGCAGCTGGATGAAGCGACTGCGATTGCCGCCGCGAGCAACGTGCACCCGCGGGTGATTCATCTCTCGGCCACCGGCGCCGGCGGCGCGCCGACCGTGGCGGGGGCGGACAGCGCATCGGGCAAGCTGATCGGGCTGGCCGGTGGGATCAACATCGGCACCGAAGCGGGCGTGGCCAATTACTCTGCGCTGAGCAACGAAGGCGTGGTCGCCGCCGCGCCGGATGTGATCCTTGTGACCGAGAACGACCTGCAGTTGTTCGGTGGGGAAGCCGGTCTGTGGAAGGCCTATCCCACCCTGAAGCAGACTCCGGCCGGCGCGGCCAACCGGGTCTGGGTCATGCCGGACGTGCAGCTCAAGGCTGCAAGCGTGGGCTCTGGCAGCGGCGCACTGGCGTTGGCCAAGGCGCTGGCGGCGCTGCCGTCGCCGTGA
- a CDS encoding FecCD family ABC transporter permease, with amino-acid sequence MRGRASRRRAGGWVLAMMALALLGAILASFAVGPLRLPPLEVVQALGVKLGLLDASQVSTRDMAVVWNLRIPRALLGALVGASLAMAGASLQGLFGNPLADPGIVGVTQGAALGAVAAIVLGAGSVGGWTLPLAAFAGGAAAISLTYALARPGRNSGTATLLLVGIAMAAFCSAAIGFLTYIASESELQSLVFWQMGSLAQADWADVAAALPVFVLGTFALLRLATPLDMLALGERQAQHLGLDVKRTRLKLIAFSALLVGAAVAFAGSIGFVGLVVPHVVRMLVGPGHRWLLPVSAVTGALLIVVADTAARTLDPPAEIPLGLFSAALGAPFFLWLVLHQRRSGAV; translated from the coding sequence ATGAGAGGACGTGCCTCGCGACGCCGTGCCGGCGGCTGGGTCCTGGCAATGATGGCGCTCGCGTTGCTTGGCGCCATCCTCGCCTCGTTCGCGGTGGGGCCGTTGCGCCTGCCACCGCTGGAGGTGGTGCAGGCCCTGGGTGTGAAGCTGGGCCTCCTGGATGCATCGCAGGTGAGCACCCGTGACATGGCGGTGGTCTGGAACCTGCGCATTCCGCGTGCATTGCTGGGTGCCCTGGTGGGCGCGTCGCTGGCCATGGCCGGGGCGAGCCTGCAGGGACTGTTTGGTAATCCACTGGCCGATCCGGGCATCGTGGGGGTGACGCAGGGAGCGGCACTCGGCGCGGTGGCTGCCATCGTGCTGGGCGCCGGCAGCGTGGGCGGCTGGACCCTGCCGTTGGCGGCCTTTGCCGGTGGTGCAGCGGCGATCAGCCTGACCTATGCGCTGGCGCGGCCGGGGCGTAATTCCGGTACCGCCACGCTGCTGCTGGTCGGCATCGCGATGGCGGCGTTCTGTTCGGCGGCGATCGGCTTCCTTACCTACATCGCCAGCGAAAGCGAGCTGCAGTCGCTGGTGTTCTGGCAGATGGGCTCGCTGGCGCAGGCCGACTGGGCCGACGTGGCCGCCGCGCTGCCGGTGTTCGTGCTGGGCACGTTTGCGCTGCTGCGGCTGGCCACACCGCTGGACATGCTGGCGCTGGGGGAGCGCCAGGCGCAGCACCTGGGGCTGGACGTGAAGCGCACGCGGTTGAAACTGATCGCGTTCAGTGCGCTGCTGGTGGGGGCGGCGGTGGCGTTCGCAGGCTCGATTGGATTCGTCGGGCTGGTGGTGCCGCACGTGGTGCGGATGCTGGTTGGCCCTGGGCATCGCTGGCTGCTGCCGGTGTCGGCGGTGACCGGGGCGCTGCTGATCGTGGTGGCCGACACGGCTGCGCGGACCCTGGATCCGCCGGCGGAGATTCCGCTGGGTCTGTTCTCGGCCGCGCTGGGTGCGCCGTTCTTCCTATGGCTGGTGCTGCACCAGCGGCGGAGCGGGGCGGTATGA
- a CDS encoding heme ABC transporter ATP-binding protein, translating into MTAPFLHLDGVGVRFGERTILHDIHLGFVPGTLTALVGPNGAGKSTLLAVASGDVPADAGSVILHDQPIAHWKAMALARERAVMPQDHAVRFAFTVEEVVAMGRLPHPADALRDAALVEQALGQAEMAGLRAREVQTLSGGEAARATFARVLTQDTPLLLLDEPTAALDLRHQERTLKAVRQLADAGACVIVVLHDLNLAAGYADRIVLLEQGRVAADGTPDQVLTREHIERVYQQPVVVLRHPQRDVPLVVVT; encoded by the coding sequence ATGACCGCGCCGTTCCTGCACCTGGACGGAGTTGGGGTGCGCTTCGGCGAGCGCACCATCCTGCATGACATCCACCTGGGTTTCGTGCCGGGCACGTTGACCGCGCTTGTCGGCCCGAACGGGGCGGGCAAGTCCACGCTGCTGGCGGTAGCCAGCGGCGACGTACCGGCCGATGCGGGGAGCGTGATCCTGCACGACCAGCCCATCGCGCACTGGAAGGCGATGGCGCTGGCGCGCGAGCGCGCGGTGATGCCGCAGGACCATGCCGTGCGCTTCGCATTCACGGTGGAGGAGGTAGTTGCGATGGGGCGCCTGCCACACCCCGCCGACGCACTGCGTGACGCCGCACTGGTGGAACAGGCGTTGGGCCAGGCGGAAATGGCAGGCCTGCGCGCGCGGGAGGTGCAGACGTTGTCCGGCGGCGAAGCGGCCCGCGCGACCTTCGCGCGGGTGTTGACCCAGGACACGCCACTGCTGCTGCTCGACGAGCCGACAGCGGCACTCGACCTGCGCCATCAGGAGCGCACGCTCAAGGCGGTTCGGCAATTGGCCGATGCTGGCGCGTGCGTGATTGTCGTACTGCACGATCTCAATCTGGCCGCGGGTTACGCCGACCGCATCGTCCTGCTCGAACAGGGACGCGTAGCGGCGGACGGAACGCCGGACCAGGTGTTGACCCGCGAGCACATCGAGCGCGTATACCAGCAGCCAGTGGTAGTGCTGAGACATCCGCAACGCGACGTGCCACTCGTCGTAGTGACCTAG
- a CDS encoding DUF1120 domain-containing protein, with translation MKFSTTLLALAIASSAAIAPSAFAQSADLSVTGRIFPGACVVDLGNGGVADLGSIRLESLQADMTTVLDDVDLNMTIACQSAVRFALEGVDNSNDSSISPSQYGLGITAADEKIGSARLGLVDVTADGEAAKAMFSDDGGDNWIVHLFPDSVTIGKGSMLGFQVGQTGQGPSPIKDLQGTVKVRATIAPTSELTVTEDVPVQGNATINLAYL, from the coding sequence ATGAAGTTCTCCACCACTCTGCTTGCCCTGGCCATCGCTTCTTCGGCCGCCATCGCCCCGTCTGCCTTCGCGCAGTCGGCCGACCTGTCCGTCACCGGCCGCATCTTCCCGGGCGCCTGCGTTGTCGATCTCGGCAACGGCGGTGTTGCCGACCTGGGCAGCATCCGCCTGGAGTCGCTGCAGGCGGATATGACCACCGTGCTCGACGATGTCGATCTGAACATGACCATTGCCTGCCAGTCTGCAGTGCGTTTCGCACTGGAAGGTGTCGACAACAGCAATGACAGCTCGATCTCCCCGTCCCAGTATGGGTTGGGGATCACCGCGGCTGACGAGAAGATCGGCAGTGCGCGCCTTGGCCTGGTTGACGTAACCGCCGACGGTGAAGCAGCCAAGGCGATGTTCTCGGACGATGGCGGCGACAACTGGATTGTTCACCTGTTCCCCGACAGCGTCACGATCGGAAAGGGCAGCATGCTTGGCTTCCAGGTTGGACAAACCGGTCAGGGACCGAGTCCGATCAAGGACCTGCAGGGCACTGTAAAGGTCCGCGCCACCATCGCGCCGACCAGCGAGCTGACCGTGACGGAAGACGTTCCGGTCCAGGGCAATGCCACCATCAACCTGGCCTACCTGTAA
- a CDS encoding DUF1120 domain-containing protein → MKLSKTLFALMLVSAAPGALAQSADLSITGNIFPGACTVTLGGGGVADLGDIRADTLSHDTTTELAPVDMSLGVACESPVRFAFVGVDNAIDSTLVENQYGLGLTPAGEKIGGADIRFFDIDIDGARGYWTRSYNDGETWSPGDDVFMQPPLMQHYILGFTTQTGATTGPDPIKALQGQVRVVARIAPAAELTLTEDVAINGSATINLTYL, encoded by the coding sequence ATGAAGCTTTCCAAGACCTTGTTTGCCCTCATGCTGGTCTCGGCTGCCCCGGGTGCGCTCGCGCAGTCGGCCGATCTTTCCATCACGGGGAATATCTTCCCGGGTGCCTGCACCGTGACCCTGGGCGGTGGCGGTGTCGCCGACCTGGGCGACATCCGAGCCGATACCCTGTCGCATGACACCACCACCGAGCTTGCGCCGGTGGACATGTCGCTGGGCGTCGCCTGCGAGTCGCCGGTGCGATTTGCGTTCGTGGGCGTCGACAACGCCATCGACAGCACGTTGGTCGAGAACCAATACGGCTTGGGCCTGACGCCTGCGGGCGAGAAGATCGGTGGTGCGGACATCCGCTTTTTCGACATCGATATCGACGGCGCGCGTGGCTACTGGACCCGTTCCTACAACGACGGTGAAACCTGGAGCCCCGGCGACGACGTCTTCATGCAGCCGCCCCTGATGCAGCACTACATCCTGGGATTCACGACCCAGACGGGCGCCACCACCGGGCCTGATCCGATCAAGGCGCTGCAGGGCCAGGTGCGCGTGGTCGCGAGGATTGCGCCTGCTGCAGAGCTGACTCTGACCGAAGACGTTGCCATCAATGGCAGCGCCACCATCAACCTTACGTATCTGTAA
- a CDS encoding DUF1120 domain-containing protein, translating into MKRSKTLLALAILTSAAISPATFAQSADVTIAGRISPASCAVTLDNGGVVEMGEIPAKMLNTNSNTVLGPYPLAIAVTCDSPIRYALQGTDNTDTSTAIHFYGLGLTPAGEKIGGVNVLLTDVIADGVPGYGTASLDSGTTWEPSGGGGSSILRVSLLGFNKESGTVNGPTPIASLRGSLSLLAHIQPARNLTLTSIVPINGSATLNIIYL; encoded by the coding sequence ATGAAGCGTTCCAAGACGCTGCTCGCGTTGGCCATCCTCACTTCGGCTGCCATTTCCCCGGCGACGTTCGCGCAGTCCGCGGACGTTACCATTGCAGGTCGGATCTCTCCAGCATCGTGCGCCGTCACACTGGACAATGGCGGCGTTGTCGAGATGGGCGAGATTCCCGCGAAAATGCTCAATACCAACAGCAACACCGTGCTGGGGCCGTACCCGCTCGCGATTGCAGTGACCTGCGACTCGCCGATACGGTATGCGTTGCAGGGGACCGACAACACCGATACCTCGACCGCGATCCATTTCTATGGGCTGGGGTTGACCCCGGCCGGTGAGAAGATCGGCGGGGTGAACGTGCTGCTGACCGACGTGATCGCCGATGGCGTGCCCGGTTACGGCACCGCCTCACTGGACAGCGGCACCACCTGGGAGCCCAGCGGCGGCGGCGGCTCCAGCATCCTGCGGGTCTCGCTGCTGGGCTTCAACAAGGAATCCGGCACGGTCAACGGCCCGACCCCGATCGCGTCACTCCGAGGCAGCCTGAGCCTGCTGGCCCATATCCAGCCTGCGCGCAACCTGACGCTTACCAGCATCGTGCCGATCAACGGCAGCGCGACCCTCAATATCATCTATCTGTAA
- a CDS encoding DUF1120 domain-containing protein yields the protein MKFSTTLLALAIASSAAIAPSAFAQSADLSITGNIFPGACTVSVGNGGVADLGDIRADTLNADTTTLLAPVTLPMNVDCESDVRFALQGVDNTAETSTQPDRYGLGMTANDEKIGNANILVADVTADGVPAHGTFSYDEGLTWNESHPGGHFTLAMPDMLGFAKEQSVDTGPAAIKNLQGSLKVIAQIQPTDELTIDEDVLVNGSATINLTYL from the coding sequence ATGAAGTTCTCCACCACGCTGCTTGCCCTGGCCATCGCCTCGTCGGCCGCCATTGCCCCATCTGCCTTCGCGCAGTCGGCCGATCTCTCCATCACCGGCAACATCTTCCCAGGTGCGTGCACCGTGAGCGTCGGCAACGGCGGCGTCGCCGATCTGGGCGACATCCGTGCCGATACGCTCAACGCGGACACCACCACGCTGCTGGCGCCGGTCACCCTGCCGATGAACGTCGACTGCGAGTCTGACGTGCGGTTCGCCCTCCAGGGCGTGGACAATACCGCCGAGACCTCGACGCAGCCGGATCGCTACGGCCTGGGCATGACCGCCAATGACGAAAAGATCGGCAATGCCAATATCCTGGTGGCCGACGTCACTGCGGACGGCGTCCCCGCGCACGGTACCTTCTCCTACGATGAAGGCCTGACCTGGAACGAGAGCCACCCCGGCGGCCACTTCACCCTGGCAATGCCCGACATGCTGGGCTTTGCCAAGGAGCAGTCGGTCGACACCGGCCCGGCCGCGATCAAGAACCTGCAGGGCAGCCTGAAGGTGATTGCGCAGATCCAGCCGACCGATGAACTGACCATCGATGAAGATGTGCTCGTCAACGGCAGCGCCACGATCAACCTGACCTACCTGTAA
- a CDS encoding fimbria/pilus chaperone family protein codes for MAIARFAVPALVAGLVVLGSAQTACADGMKPEKSIVIVSTDPKHPTVMNVTNTGGTEDMLLVDVLPIDEDTADIVVVSPASATARVKPNGTQQVTFTAIEGVQDSSQQRLRRVVFEGAKGTPKRAQKRNEVGVSVRQNLPLIIHPKGLPLEREPWKFLKWTRSGDDLKVENNSPYVVRLSQEFESLPSNTVLGLSNSYVRPNTALIVQVPAGAKNDTKVRIHPATVYGFQTDHFEAPITGDK; via the coding sequence ATGGCTATCGCACGATTCGCTGTTCCCGCCCTTGTCGCGGGCCTGGTGGTGTTGGGCAGCGCGCAGACCGCCTGCGCCGACGGGATGAAGCCCGAAAAGTCGATCGTGATCGTGTCGACCGACCCCAAACATCCCACCGTCATGAACGTTACCAACACGGGCGGGACCGAGGACATGCTGCTGGTGGATGTCCTGCCGATCGACGAGGACACGGCGGATATCGTTGTGGTTTCGCCGGCGTCGGCCACGGCGCGTGTGAAGCCCAACGGGACACAGCAGGTGACCTTCACCGCGATTGAGGGCGTCCAGGATTCGTCACAACAGCGCCTGCGCCGGGTGGTGTTCGAGGGAGCGAAGGGCACGCCCAAGCGCGCGCAGAAGCGTAACGAAGTGGGCGTAAGCGTGCGCCAGAACCTGCCGCTGATCATCCATCCGAAAGGACTGCCACTGGAGCGGGAGCCATGGAAGTTTCTGAAGTGGACCAGGTCCGGCGATGATCTGAAGGTGGAGAACAACAGTCCCTACGTGGTCCGCCTCTCCCAGGAGTTTGAATCATTGCCGTCAAACACCGTGTTGGGGCTGAGCAACTCATACGTGCGGCCGAATACAGCGCTTATCGTGCAGGTGCCTGCTGGCGCAAAGAATGACACGAAGGTCCGTATCCACCCGGCGACCGTGTACGGGTTCCAGACCGATCATTTCGAGGCGCCGATTACTGGCGATAAGTAG
- a CDS encoding DUF1120 domain-containing protein: protein MKLTHTLLTLAIASAAASAPNAFAQSTELTIVGKILPGACNIALSNGGVADYGDIRSTALKPVDSTELEAKELTMTVTCDSAVRFAMQGVDNTGDTSFVTNRYGLGRTADDERIGSATIGLKSVTVDDVTGFATTTYNQGETWSDSVVPGPAPIPRDGMIGFATTQGVTTGPDAVKSLQGTLEVKAYIAPTDGLTITGEVPIRGSATINVMYL, encoded by the coding sequence ATGAAGCTCACCCACACGCTTTTGACGCTGGCCATTGCATCTGCGGCCGCCTCCGCTCCAAATGCTTTTGCCCAGTCGACCGAGCTGACCATCGTCGGCAAGATTCTGCCCGGCGCGTGCAACATCGCGCTGAGCAACGGCGGCGTCGCCGACTACGGCGACATCCGGTCGACGGCGCTCAAGCCGGTCGACAGTACCGAGCTCGAAGCGAAAGAACTGACCATGACCGTGACCTGCGACTCGGCGGTTCGATTTGCGATGCAGGGCGTCGACAATACCGGCGACACCTCTTTCGTCACCAACCGCTACGGGCTGGGCCGTACTGCAGACGACGAGAGGATTGGCAGCGCCACCATCGGCCTGAAGTCCGTTACCGTTGACGACGTCACCGGCTTTGCAACCACCACTTACAACCAGGGTGAAACCTGGTCCGATAGTGTAGTTCCCGGTCCTGCCCCCATCCCGCGCGATGGAATGATCGGCTTCGCGACCACCCAGGGTGTCACCACCGGTCCCGACGCCGTGAAATCCCTGCAGGGCACGCTTGAGGTCAAGGCCTACATCGCCCCGACCGACGGGCTCACCATCACCGGCGAAGTGCCGATCCGTGGCAGCGCCACCATCAACGTGATGTACCTCTAA
- a CDS encoding DUF1120 domain-containing protein: MMKFTNVLVTLGLFAATPPVLAQAAELTIIGNLLPGACTTVLEGGGLVDLGTTLLEKLNPNEETPLGSVLVPMTVTCQIPVRFAFMGIDNTGDSASVGTRYGLGLSPDGERIGGAVISFKDPNSDGATVHYTRSEDGGQQWEPSGNAGSTWLGKQSINGFSTASGATTGPDPLASLQVNLEVRTYIQPTNELTIDDNVPIHGSATVDLIYL; this comes from the coding sequence ATGATGAAGTTCACCAATGTCCTGGTAACGCTCGGACTGTTCGCAGCAACGCCGCCTGTCCTTGCGCAGGCGGCCGAGTTGACCATCATCGGAAACCTGCTTCCGGGTGCCTGCACTACGGTGTTGGAAGGCGGTGGCCTGGTCGATCTGGGTACGACGCTGCTGGAGAAGCTCAACCCGAACGAAGAGACGCCGCTGGGGTCCGTGCTGGTGCCCATGACCGTAACCTGCCAGATACCGGTGCGGTTTGCGTTCATGGGAATCGACAATACCGGCGACAGCGCTTCCGTGGGGACGCGCTACGGGCTGGGGCTGTCACCGGATGGCGAGAGGATCGGCGGTGCCGTGATCAGCTTCAAGGACCCCAACTCCGATGGCGCGACGGTCCACTACACACGCTCTGAAGATGGCGGGCAGCAATGGGAGCCCAGCGGCAATGCGGGCTCCACCTGGCTGGGCAAGCAATCCATCAATGGGTTCTCCACGGCCTCGGGTGCAACCACGGGGCCGGATCCTCTCGCGTCGCTCCAGGTGAATCTGGAGGTCCGCACCTACATCCAGCCCACCAACGAACTGACCATCGACGACAACGTGCCGATCCACGGCAGCGCCACCGTCGACCTGATCTATCTGTAA
- a CDS encoding DUF1120 domain-containing protein: protein MKFATTLLSLAFVVAAPTALAQSTDVSVTGIIHPGSCDIQLGGGGVVDLGTLNTANLNTDRPTDLEPRTMTLAVSCDSPMRFALEGIDNRQESSIYTQMYGLGMTPESERIGGAELSVGDATADDAAAYGTQSLDSGTTWDASAAAPLSPIIPDALRGFTTEQGVSTGPAPITSLTGNLVVGVRIQPTDIMRLTGEVDITGNITLNVIYL, encoded by the coding sequence ATGAAGTTCGCCACGACCTTGCTTTCGCTCGCGTTTGTTGTCGCAGCTCCGACCGCCCTGGCGCAGTCAACCGACGTCTCCGTCACCGGCATCATCCACCCGGGGTCGTGCGATATCCAGCTCGGCGGAGGCGGTGTTGTCGATCTGGGCACGCTCAATACCGCCAATCTCAATACCGATCGGCCCACGGATCTGGAGCCGCGGACGATGACCCTGGCGGTGAGCTGCGATTCCCCGATGCGCTTCGCTCTGGAGGGCATCGACAACCGGCAGGAAAGCTCCATTTACACGCAGATGTATGGCCTGGGCATGACCCCGGAATCGGAGCGCATCGGTGGCGCCGAGCTGAGCGTAGGGGATGCCACGGCTGACGACGCTGCCGCCTACGGCACCCAGTCGCTGGACAGCGGCACCACCTGGGACGCGTCCGCCGCGGCACCCCTGAGTCCGATCATTCCCGATGCGTTGCGCGGATTCACTACGGAACAGGGCGTGTCGACCGGGCCCGCGCCGATCACGTCGTTGACGGGCAATCTGGTGGTCGGGGTCAGGATCCAGCCCACCGACATCATGCGCCTGACCGGTGAAGTGGATATCACCGGCAACATCACGCTCAATGTGATTTACCTGTAA